In a single window of the Nitrospira sp. MA-1 genome:
- a CDS encoding fatty acid desaturase produces MRVELSEVGIMTDSKAMRRNAIVNGVSIGIPFIGTLIGLLSSGFSAPTSSTVFLFLLFFLFNLIGVSVGLHRYFSHHAFETSPWVRWLLGILSTWAMQGPIDRWVADHRRHHRFSDQPLDIHSPYWSRQNKITSGFKRFAHAHLLWMFVEWPTDTRLYAKDTISDPISRRCSRWYWPICATSFLVPAMLGYAMGGSDEAVRAFFWAGCLRIFLMHQFTWMVNSFGHMFGGKTEGSRDESRNMHWGVTLLFLGEGLHSYHHAHQRTAVNQPASLDPAGYLITFLETIHVVWKVQRF; encoded by the coding sequence ATGAGGGTGGAATTGAGTGAAGTGGGCATTATGACAGATTCAAAGGCCATGAGGCGCAATGCTATCGTGAATGGGGTGTCGATTGGAATCCCTTTTATTGGCACGCTTATCGGGCTCCTGTCTTCTGGTTTCTCTGCTCCCACTTCCTCCACGGTTTTTCTCTTCCTGTTGTTTTTCCTGTTCAACCTTATCGGGGTGAGCGTGGGGTTGCATCGATATTTCTCTCATCATGCCTTCGAAACGAGTCCTTGGGTTCGATGGCTATTGGGTATTTTGAGCACCTGGGCGATGCAAGGTCCTATTGATCGATGGGTGGCTGACCACCGGCGGCATCATCGTTTTTCTGATCAGCCATTGGATATTCATAGTCCGTATTGGAGTCGGCAAAATAAGATCACCTCCGGGTTCAAGCGTTTCGCGCATGCTCATCTATTATGGATGTTTGTGGAATGGCCAACCGATACCCGTCTCTATGCGAAAGATACGATTAGTGATCCGATCAGTCGAAGATGCAGCCGGTGGTATTGGCCGATCTGTGCCACGTCGTTTTTGGTGCCGGCCATGCTTGGGTATGCCATGGGAGGTTCGGATGAAGCGGTTCGGGCTTTCTTCTGGGCCGGGTGTTTGAGAATTTTCCTCATGCACCAATTTACCTGGATGGTTAATTCTTTTGGTCATATGTTCGGTGGGAAAACGGAAGGGAGCCGGGATGAATCGCGAAATATGCATTGGGGAGTCACGCTTCTCTTTTTGGGTGAAGGGCTACATAGCTACCATCACGCCCATCAGCGCACCGCTGTGAACCAACCGGCGTCTTTGGATCCGGCCGGATACCTCATCACCTTCCTTGAAACCATTCATGTCGTCTGGAAAGTCCAACGCTTTTAA